In Brachionichthys hirsutus isolate HB-005 chromosome 5, CSIRO-AGI_Bhir_v1, whole genome shotgun sequence, a single genomic region encodes these proteins:
- the zgc:113516 gene encoding ethanolamine kinase 1, whose protein sequence is MARGSVGVGNPLLHVDVHINELEPRQGILDLLRRIRPHWKSQDIQMKTFTEGLSNQLIGCFVGSLQAPGCVLVRLYGKMTELYVNRDREVEIVQVLHTHGCGPQIYCSFLNGICYEFVRGRVLDDDLLQQLPTYRLIAAEMGRIHSIQPGRNRPVEPQLWTKMSHFLTLVKNGVHGGPAGQQRTKSPVAVQEVPSVETLSAELDLLKNHLSRIGSPTVLCHNDLLTKNIIYNQEEGIVRFIDYEYADFNYQAFDIGNHFNEFAGVNDVNYSRYPSRELQRDWLTAYLESWKRSSGRDATVTEAEVTRLYVHACKFSLASNFLWGLWAILQSRYSSIDFDFQRYAAARLGHYFQKKEEYFGLTV, encoded by the exons ATGGCCCGTGGGTCCGTCGGTGTTGGAAATCCGCTCCTCCATGTGGACGTACACATCAACGAGCTGGAACCTCGCCAAGGGATCCTGGATCTTCTGAGGAGAATCCGTCCTCATTGGAAGTCCCAGGATATTCAGATGAAG ACGTTCACAGAGGGACTCAGCAACCAGCTGATCGGCTGCTTCGTGGGCTCCCTCCAGGCGCCGGGCTGCGTTCTGGTCCGACTGTACGGCAAAATGACGGAGCTCTACGTGAACAGGGACCGGGAGGTGGAGATAGTCCAGGTCCTCCACACCCACGGGTGTGGCCCCCAGATCTACTGCAGCTTCCTGAATGGTATCTGCTACGAGTTTGTTCGAGGGAGGGTTCTGGACGATGacctgctccagcagctccccacctacag ATTGATTGCCGCAGAGATGGGGAGGATCCACTCCATCCAGCCCGGACGCAATCGACCCGTCGAGCCGCAGCTCTGGACCAAAATGTCCCACTTTCTCACGCTGGTGAAGAACGGCGTCCACGGCGGCCCAGCCGGGCAGCAGCGCACAAAAAG CCCCGTTGCTGTGCAGGAGGTTCCCAGCGTCGAGACTTTGTCGGCTGAATTGGACTTGCTGAAGAACCACCTCTCCCGGATCGGCTCGCCGACCGTCCTCTGCCACAACGACCTTCTGACAAAAAACATCATCTACAACCAGGAAGAGG ggatAGTGAGATTCATTGACTACGAGTACGCCGACTTCAACTACCAGGCCTTTGATATTGGCAATCACTTCAATGAATTTGCTG GTGTGAACGACGTGAACTACAGCCGCTACCCGAGCAGGGAGCTGCAGCGGGATTGGCTGACGGCCTATCTGGAGAGCTGGAAGCGCAGCTCCGGACGGGACGCCACCGTCACGGAGGCGGAAGTCACGCGGCTTTACGTTCACGCCTGCAAATTCTCCCTG GCGTCCAACTTCCTCTGGGGTCTGTGGGCCATCCTGCAGTCGCGTTACTCCTCTATCGACTTTGACTTCCAAAG GTACGCCGCAGCACGGCTCGGACACTACTTTCAGAAGAAAGAGGAATATTTTGGATTGACAGTATGA